DNA sequence from the Pirellulales bacterium genome:
TTCACTGGGTAGGTCCGTCGCGCGGCTAGTGAGATTGCTGCACCAAGTTACGCGCTTGATCGGAGTGAGGTCGCAAAGTTGCTTGAGGATGCGCACGCATTCGGGCTGAGCATACAGTTTATCGAGGTCGTCGATCACCACCGGGCAATTGCGGAATTTCCAAAGCTGTTGGTAAAGACCAAATGCACTGACGTGTCCCCCGAGATACAAAACGCGCGGGCGCCCTGGGTGACCGTTATTGGTCGGCGGCGACACCCCTGCGGCGGTTTTCACCTGCTGAGTCTTTCCTGTTCCAGGTTGTCCCAATAGCATTACCAACTGCAGGGCACCTCTGGCGAATGCCGAGAGATAGCGGTCCAGGTCAGCATAGGAGGAAACGGGTATCACATCACCGGGAAACGCAGTTGTGATTCGGCCACCAGTGGACATGGGCAATCGAGAAAGCGTGAGATTTTGAGACTGCCTGCTCCTTGGGCGCCGCCTTGCACGGCAAACGGTCGCCCAAGTCTTCTTCGGTCCAGCGGTTACATTTCGGTTTATGGACGTCGTCGAACGCCAACCAATAAGAACGAACGGTCTCAACTCGGTGAGGCTGCTAGTTCTCCCATGCCGCCATCCAGTGAAGTCGTTTCAACCAGTTTCTGGAATTGCGACAGAAGATCGGGGTGCTTCCGCGCAAAATATTTCACGACGCTGGCGCTGGCCAGCAATTTTTTCAGATAGCCGACAACGATGACCAGGTTCAAAACATTGCGCCCATGCGTTTCTTCCAGCGTGCGCATTTCCTGGCTAATGGTCTCCATTTCCCGTTCGATTTTTCCCAAGTCCTCGGCACTAAACAGGCTCTTGGGACTCTTGTTGCCTGTTTCCAAAAGTTGATCGACGGGAGTGGCTGCGAGCAAGCACTTCAAGTATCCGACGGTGAAGTTATTGGATGCAATCATCAATTCCGCCATTTCGATTTGCCGCATGGGAGCGACTCTGCGAAATTCCCGCAATGCGGTAGTCGTGATTGCCTTGTCCTTAAGCAATTCCACAGCTTCGTCGCAGATCCCTTGCAGGAGACCTTGTTTGCCACGAATAGTTTTAACGTCCAGGCACAGCATTTCGGCAATTTTCTCACTGGGAACGCCGTTCGCTATAGCGCGAGAAATCATGAAGTGCTCCTGAATTGTCGTCATCACGCAGACATGGTGATCATAGGTGAAAGACTCATCATCGGTTGCAATCA
Encoded proteins:
- a CDS encoding ParB N-terminal domain-containing protein, coding for MESDGTMVASKNVRMAFEQQGILLPLDKILPRRQLKPRIKDTPRYKRIVTSIKVIGVVEPLVVFPQDKSKGQYILLDGHFRLEALKDLGERETFCLIATDDESFTYDHHVCVMTTIQEHFMISRAIANGVPSEKIAEMLCLDVKTIRGKQGLLQGICDEAVELLKDKAITTTALREFRRVAPMRQIEMAELMIASNNFTVGYLKCLLAATPVDQLLETGNKSPKSLFSAEDLGKIEREMETISQEMRTLEETHGRNVLNLVIVVGYLKKLLASASVVKYFARKHPDLLSQFQKLVETTSLDGGMGELAASPS